The Nitrosomonas communis genome has a segment encoding these proteins:
- the nuoH gene encoding NADH-quinone oxidoreductase subunit NuoH — MSFTLWLLTFASMVLVLLGLLLIGAILSYGERRILALLQDRLGPNRAGPFGLLQPVADILKLISKEDFIPPFADRIVYTVAPIIVPMTVLISFAVVPVSEDEWLADLNIALLYVLALSSLRVYGVMLGGWASNSKYSLLGGLRSAAQMISYELPMGLALVGVVMLSGSFSLREIVAAQELPFIVLQPLGFIIFLVCGIAETNRLPFDLPEAENELAAGYNTEYGGIRFAFFYLGEYLGVLLIAALVTVLFLGGWHGPWLPGVVWFALKTLTLILLFFWLRTSLPRLRYDQLMDLGWKLMLPAALLNLLVTAVLGLFWMRG; from the coding sequence TATTGGTACTGCTGGGGTTGTTGCTGATTGGTGCCATTCTGAGTTATGGTGAGCGCCGCATTCTTGCGCTGCTGCAAGATCGCCTTGGCCCCAACCGCGCTGGCCCCTTCGGTTTGTTGCAGCCTGTGGCTGATATTCTGAAGCTGATAAGCAAGGAAGATTTCATCCCGCCCTTTGCCGATCGTATAGTTTATACCGTTGCCCCGATTATCGTCCCAATGACAGTGTTGATTAGCTTTGCCGTGGTACCAGTCAGTGAAGATGAGTGGCTGGCCGATCTCAACATTGCACTGCTTTACGTACTGGCTCTCTCTTCGCTGCGAGTTTACGGCGTTATGCTCGGCGGCTGGGCTTCTAACAGCAAATATTCGCTGCTTGGCGGTCTACGCTCCGCCGCGCAGATGATCAGTTACGAATTACCGATGGGACTCGCATTGGTGGGGGTAGTGATGTTAAGCGGTTCTTTCAGCCTCAGGGAAATTGTTGCTGCCCAGGAGTTGCCTTTTATCGTGCTTCAACCGCTGGGATTTATCATTTTTCTGGTGTGTGGCATCGCTGAAACCAACCGCCTGCCCTTTGATCTTCCAGAGGCGGAGAACGAGCTCGCTGCTGGTTATAACACCGAATACGGCGGGATCAGATTCGCCTTCTTTTATCTGGGTGAATACTTAGGGGTACTGCTCATCGCAGCACTCGTGACAGTACTGTTTCTGGGTGGCTGGCATGGACCCTGGCTACCTGGGGTAGTGTGGTTTGCCCTTAAGACACTGACACTGATATTGCTATTCTTTTGGTTGCGCACCAGCCTGCCCCGGCTGCGCTATGATCAATTGATGGATCTCGGCTGGAAGTTGATGCTGCCTGCCGCGTTGCTTAATCTGCTAGTTACGGCTGTGCTAGGGTTATTCTGGATGAGAGGCTAA